Proteins encoded together in one Amphritea japonica ATCC BAA-1530 window:
- the peaD gene encoding quinohemoprotein amine dehydrogenase subunit beta, with product MNISNIFKTATLLCAAGAVTLMSGCAANQAASVNGMAADGHEYLLTVTRPNQLHVIDTETKQVVRSCDVPGNFGTGAVQPSPDGRIAYVLTNGAEDVYGFDITNCDITFSAKQSQNGEKVKTFISLAISNDGKELYTVQNPTRKLNDRYEVLAPRLAVFNTADGLDAKSVRNFPVDRRITKIMTMQNGEVILGGADIKAINPENGDIRVLSALQNWARGADWIPPDAFAMFTQGEHVGEYIMPYFTIKWNGDPGDMEKAEFWWGMSRIDIATGEVDERETVPFEFIVFNWITDPNDSNILYGAFNQLSKHDLSQNKTVDVIDLDHTFYSINMDRSRTIYIGGTSSDISIHNPDTLEKIGSIQLTGDMSTSDLRIARLL from the coding sequence ATGAACATTTCGAATATTTTTAAAACGGCCACGTTATTGTGTGCTGCAGGGGCTGTAACCCTGATGTCGGGCTGTGCTGCGAATCAGGCTGCGTCGGTCAATGGTATGGCTGCGGATGGGCATGAATACCTGCTGACCGTAACCCGCCCTAACCAGCTACATGTGATTGACACTGAAACCAAGCAGGTTGTACGCAGTTGTGATGTGCCTGGAAACTTTGGTACCGGTGCGGTTCAGCCGTCGCCGGATGGCCGTATCGCTTATGTACTGACCAACGGTGCCGAAGATGTCTATGGTTTTGATATCACTAATTGCGATATTACGTTCTCTGCTAAGCAGTCCCAGAACGGTGAAAAGGTGAAAACTTTTATCTCTCTGGCGATCAGCAATGATGGTAAAGAGCTGTACACGGTACAGAATCCTACCCGTAAGCTGAATGATCGTTATGAAGTGCTTGCACCGCGCCTGGCTGTTTTTAATACAGCGGATGGCCTGGATGCAAAATCGGTACGCAATTTTCCGGTTGACCGTCGTATTACCAAAATCATGACGATGCAAAATGGCGAAGTGATTCTGGGTGGCGCTGACATTAAGGCGATCAATCCCGAAAACGGTGACATACGGGTGCTGAGTGCTCTGCAGAACTGGGCACGCGGTGCAGACTGGATTCCGCCAGATGCGTTTGCCATGTTTACTCAGGGTGAACACGTTGGCGAATACATCATGCCGTACTTCACTATTAAGTGGAATGGTGATCCGGGTGATATGGAGAAGGCTGAGTTTTGGTGGGGTATGAGCCGCATCGATATAGCAACCGGTGAGGTTGATGAGCGTGAGACTGTGCCTTTTGAATTTATTGTATTCAACTGGATTACTGATCCGAATGATAGCAATATTCTCTATGGTGCTTTCAATCAACTGTCTAAGCATGATCTCTCGCAGAATAAGACGGTCGATGTAATAGATCTGGATCATACCTTCTATAGCATCAATATGGACCGTAGCCGGACGATCTATATAGGCGGTACTTCAAGCGATATATCCATTCATAATCCGGATACACTGGAGAAGATCGGATCGATCCAATTGACCGGTGATATGTCTACTTCAGATTTACGTATTGCGCGACTACTTTAA
- the qhpC gene encoding quinohemoprotein amine dehydrogenase subunit gamma, with the protein MKHLKSFNKKAKMLDQTTSPDEVEEVVAMQSVVGCTSTNDPGWEVDPFGGLGSLCQPMESDLYGCADACWWPAQVPDTMSSQPNWSMDVSKANEDWRKLDGIFPEEQK; encoded by the coding sequence ATGAAACATCTAAAGTCGTTTAATAAGAAAGCGAAAATGCTCGATCAGACTACTTCTCCGGATGAAGTAGAAGAGGTTGTAGCGATGCAGTCAGTTGTTGGCTGTACCTCCACGAATGATCCGGGCTGGGAAGTTGATCCTTTTGGTGGCCTGGGCTCGCTGTGTCAGCCAATGGAATCAGATCTTTATGGTTGTGCCGATGCTTGCTGGTGGCCCGCTCAGGTGCCTGACACCATGAGTAGCCAGCCTAACTGGTCAATGGATGTATCCAAGGCTAATGAGGACTGGCGTAAGCTGGACGGAATCTTTCCGGAAGAGCAGAAGTAA
- the peaB gene encoding quinohemoprotein amine dehydrogenase maturation protein, with the protein MGSLTLVKPNLHLVDVAERRMLFHVPTSSLFELDDLGRELIELFSSEAEVSAPQIRERFDGRFSAGDVVDTLEELKTLKIVAEAGTWAQINNEPQPVKQFPLTTIVLNTNTGCNLSCTYCYKEDLTTPSKGDKMNFDTAVKSVEMMLKESPDQRQYNVVFFGGEPLTNMSLIRNVVAYCEERFAALEADVSFTMTTNATMLTEELVDWFNEHRFGLTISMDGPKAMHDKNRITVGGQGTYDVVKKKAQMLLSRYNARPIGCRVTLTRGITDVESIFNHLYHDLGFSEVGFGPVTSGDISSFNLTADEMVEVFAGMKRLGQKYLDAALEGKNLGFGNMHMLMTDIHEGNKKQLPCGAGVGLLAVDTQGGINLCHRFTGSDQSLFGDVSEGLDKPALAEFIETRLDRADTGCETCRIRNICSGGCYHESYAKYGDATVPSYHYCDLLRDWVDFGVEAYTRIMIENPGFFEAHVSPRRSA; encoded by the coding sequence ATGGGATCTTTAACTCTGGTAAAACCCAACCTGCATCTTGTAGATGTGGCGGAACGGCGGATGCTATTCCATGTGCCAACCAGCAGCTTGTTTGAGCTGGATGATTTGGGTCGAGAGCTTATTGAACTGTTCTCTTCGGAAGCAGAGGTGTCTGCACCACAGATCCGTGAACGGTTTGATGGCCGGTTCAGTGCCGGTGATGTAGTGGATACTCTGGAAGAGTTAAAGACGCTGAAGATCGTTGCTGAAGCGGGTACCTGGGCTCAGATTAATAATGAGCCTCAACCGGTGAAACAGTTTCCGTTGACCACGATCGTATTGAATACCAATACGGGTTGTAATCTCAGTTGTACTTACTGCTACAAAGAGGATCTGACCACCCCGTCAAAGGGTGACAAGATGAACTTTGATACAGCGGTGAAGTCGGTGGAGATGATGCTGAAAGAGTCTCCTGACCAGCGTCAGTACAATGTCGTGTTCTTTGGTGGTGAGCCACTGACAAATATGTCGCTCATTCGTAATGTTGTGGCTTATTGTGAAGAGCGCTTTGCAGCGCTGGAAGCGGATGTGAGCTTCACGATGACCACCAACGCTACCATGCTCACCGAAGAGCTTGTGGACTGGTTTAATGAGCATCGTTTTGGCCTGACTATCTCGATGGATGGGCCTAAGGCGATGCACGATAAGAACCGGATTACGGTAGGTGGCCAGGGAACTTACGACGTGGTGAAGAAGAAGGCGCAGATGTTACTGTCTCGCTATAACGCTCGTCCAATTGGCTGTCGGGTTACGCTGACCCGGGGCATCACTGATGTGGAATCGATCTTTAATCACCTCTATCACGACCTGGGTTTCTCCGAAGTCGGATTTGGCCCGGTAACCTCTGGCGATATCTCCTCATTCAATCTTACCGCTGACGAAATGGTCGAGGTGTTTGCAGGGATGAAGCGTTTGGGTCAGAAGTATCTGGACGCTGCGCTGGAAGGCAAAAACCTGGGTTTCGGCAATATGCATATGCTGATGACCGATATTCATGAGGGCAATAAGAAACAGCTGCCTTGTGGTGCTGGAGTCGGTCTGCTGGCAGTAGATACTCAAGGGGGTATCAACCTGTGTCATCGGTTCACTGGCTCTGATCAGTCACTGTTTGGTGATGTCAGCGAGGGGCTGGATAAACCGGCTCTGGCTGAATTTATTGAAACCCGTCTGGATCGAGCTGATACCGGCTGCGAAACCTGCCGTATCCGTAATATCTGTTCCGGCGGTTGTTATCACGAAAGTTACGCAAAATACGGTGATGCGACCGTACCTTCATACCACTACTGCGATCTGTTACGTGACTGGGTCGATTTTGGTGTCGAAGCGTATACCCGCATCATGATAGAGAATCCGGGCTTTTTTGAAGCTCATGTCTCTCCTAGAAGGAGTGCTTAA
- the peaA gene encoding quinohemoprotein amine dehydrogenase subunit alpha codes for MKIKKSKHALLSVSALALMGTMLTPAASWATDGETLIQEKCLICHTNTGNPEAPYSRISQQRKTPEGWHMTLNRMQRMNGLVISSDEVQAVIKYLSDTQGLAPSETAPFRYVLEQKPNVVEDVDPAYVEMCARCHSNARFGLQRRTLGEWQLHVNTHMAINPTTELHALARDRDWYDIAYNDVVPKLAVDYAFNDPAWNQWQAKAKPSLSGTWSVAGFMPGKGDYSAVLQTKETSKDNFSVSMKGHYADGTPLQGEGSAKVFAGYEWRASLTIDGIKMRQVMAATEDGSSLSGRMFQSAHDEIGGELTAVSGSAVVALSPSAIKQGQQKEITIVGADLKGSVNLGSGVQVVKVLSRDADRVVVLAKATGSASVGMRDVSVGKSKAKAQLAVYDEIAAVQVLPNESIARIGGNGGKIPKMQSTYRALAFSAGKDGQPGTADDLRLGYMQALWSLQAFDEAAEHEEDLKYAGSIDGNGVFTPGDAGLNPERKFSTNNVGNLKVIAQVLDGDKAIEGDAHLLVTVPVFVKRAIQ; via the coding sequence TTGAAAATTAAGAAATCCAAGCATGCACTGCTTAGTGTTAGTGCACTGGCTCTGATGGGGACTATGCTGACCCCTGCGGCGTCTTGGGCGACGGATGGTGAGACGCTAATTCAGGAAAAATGCCTGATTTGTCACACCAATACCGGCAACCCTGAAGCGCCATATTCCAGAATAAGCCAACAGCGTAAGACCCCTGAAGGCTGGCATATGACGCTTAATCGTATGCAACGTATGAATGGTCTGGTGATCTCTTCTGACGAGGTTCAGGCTGTTATTAAGTATCTTTCTGATACGCAGGGACTGGCTCCCTCTGAAACCGCCCCGTTTCGTTATGTGCTTGAGCAAAAGCCGAATGTAGTTGAAGACGTTGATCCTGCGTATGTTGAGATGTGCGCGCGTTGTCACTCTAATGCTCGTTTTGGACTTCAGCGCCGGACTCTTGGTGAGTGGCAGCTACATGTAAATACGCATATGGCGATAAACCCAACAACTGAACTGCATGCGCTGGCTCGAGACCGGGATTGGTATGACATCGCCTATAACGATGTCGTGCCAAAACTGGCTGTTGATTATGCGTTCAATGATCCCGCCTGGAATCAGTGGCAAGCAAAAGCTAAGCCTTCGCTGAGTGGCACCTGGAGCGTTGCTGGCTTTATGCCGGGTAAAGGTGATTACAGTGCTGTTCTTCAGACTAAAGAGACGTCTAAAGATAACTTTAGTGTTTCGATGAAGGGTCATTATGCCGATGGTACGCCATTGCAGGGTGAGGGTAGTGCAAAAGTATTCGCCGGTTATGAATGGCGTGCAAGCCTGACAATTGATGGCATAAAGATGCGTCAGGTGATGGCTGCTACTGAAGACGGCTCTTCTCTGTCAGGTCGGATGTTCCAGAGTGCTCATGATGAGATTGGTGGTGAGCTGACCGCTGTCAGTGGTAGCGCAGTCGTTGCGTTGTCTCCTTCAGCCATAAAGCAAGGGCAGCAAAAAGAGATCACTATTGTGGGGGCCGACCTCAAAGGTAGTGTGAACCTTGGTAGTGGCGTTCAAGTGGTTAAAGTCCTCTCCCGTGATGCTGACAGGGTGGTGGTGTTGGCAAAAGCGACAGGTTCCGCCTCTGTAGGCATGAGGGATGTATCGGTCGGTAAGAGTAAGGCCAAAGCACAACTGGCTGTTTACGATGAAATTGCTGCAGTTCAGGTATTGCCGAATGAGTCTATTGCTCGAATAGGGGGTAATGGCGGAAAGATTCCGAAGATGCAATCAACCTATCGTGCGTTGGCATTCAGTGCTGGTAAAGACGGCCAGCCAGGTACGGCTGATGATTTGCGCCTGGGCTATATGCAGGCACTCTGGTCTCTACAAGCTTTTGATGAAGCTGCAGAGCATGAGGAAGATCTTAAATACGCAGGCTCAATTGATGGCAATGGTGTATTCACACCGGGCGATGCCGGTCTCAATCCTGAACGTAAGTTCTCCACCAATAATGTGGGCAATCTGAAAGTGATAGCTCAGGTTTTGGATGGTGATAAAGCGATTGAGGGTGATGCGCATCTGCTGGTGACTGTACCTGTGTTTGTCAAACGCGCAATTCAGTAA
- a CDS encoding response regulator, giving the protein MISHTEQSHILIVEDDFASRSLLVSYFENEGYRVSETDHGESLVQRVIDENINLVLLDINLPGKDGLTLTRELRTHSKVGIILVTSKGDEIDRIVGLELGADDYVTKPFNPRELLVRAKNLLWRVTDEPSSSESPINRLIQFEGWTLDCSRRLLESPEDGSERLPEGEYKLLHALITSRGQVLSRDQLMDAIHDREWTPNDRSVDVLIGRLRRKLYDNPNDPHFILTAHGAGYMFAGEIG; this is encoded by the coding sequence ATGATCTCTCATACTGAACAGTCACATATCTTAATCGTAGAGGATGATTTTGCATCCCGCTCTTTGCTGGTCAGCTATTTCGAAAACGAAGGTTATCGGGTAAGTGAAACCGATCATGGCGAAAGCCTGGTTCAAAGGGTTATAGATGAAAATATCAACCTGGTACTACTGGATATCAATTTGCCTGGAAAAGATGGGCTTACGCTAACCCGCGAGCTCAGAACTCATTCAAAAGTAGGTATCATTTTAGTCACCAGTAAAGGGGATGAAATTGATCGTATCGTCGGTCTGGAACTTGGTGCTGATGACTATGTCACTAAGCCGTTTAATCCCCGCGAACTCTTGGTAAGAGCTAAGAATTTATTATGGCGGGTAACCGATGAGCCCTCTTCTTCAGAAAGCCCAATTAACCGATTAATCCAGTTTGAAGGCTGGACGCTGGACTGCAGTCGACGACTGCTGGAAAGCCCTGAAGACGGATCTGAACGCTTACCCGAAGGGGAATACAAACTTCTCCACGCACTGATCACCAGTCGTGGACAGGTACTCAGCCGAGATCAGTTGATGGACGCCATTCATGATCGTGAATGGACGCCAAATGATCGTTCTGTCGATGTTCTGATAGGCCGGCTACGACGTAAACTTTATGACAACCCTAACGATCCCCATTTCATTCTCACAGCCCATGGGGCCGGCTACATGTTTGCCGGTGAGATCGGATAA